In Anomaloglossus baeobatrachus isolate aAnoBae1 chromosome 3, aAnoBae1.hap1, whole genome shotgun sequence, one genomic interval encodes:
- the RNF228 gene encoding RING finger protein 228, whose translation MKTSMAVPQSSDSDLTPSYEEYECKICYNYFDLDRRAPKLLECLHTFCQECLSTLHRREDRPWRLCCPICRHRTVVPDSRVEALPVNTKVAEAFPMYVRQDDPYPQDTLPPIYHHHPSVPRELQYHHGTAGGAVLHAAPEYRYALQPGQDAASAAASATRGRGSFSASNQPQPATAPSPGRGYERCQSCKRAVLTAGCVCVVFSFIAMVVLLFAGLVFVNRYSGAPAPSPAGPICLSVASVLALFSVVVTWVICWLKYRPDPAEVSRGTTSRRDP comes from the coding sequence ATGAAGACAAGCATGGCCGTGCCCCAGTCCAGTGACTCGGACCTCACCCCTTCCTATGAGGAGTATGAGTGTAAGATCTGCTACAATTACTTTGACCTGGACAGGAGGGCCCCGAAGCTCCTGGAGTGTCTGCACACCTTCTGCCAGGAGTGCCTGAGCACCCTCCACCGCAGGGAAGACCGGCCGTGGCGCCTCTGCTGCCCAATATGCCGACACCGGACCGTGGTGCCGGACTCCAGGGTGGAAGCTTTGCCTGTGAACACGAAGGTGGCGGAGGCCTTCCCCATGTACGTGCGGCAGGACGACCCGTACccgcaggacaccctgccccccatCTATCATCACCATCCGTCTGTGCCGCGGGAGCTGCAGTACCACCACGGCACAGCAGGAGGCGCTGTGCTCCATGCGGCTCCGGAATACCGCTACGCGCTGCAGCCGGGCCAGGACGCGGCTTCTGCGGCCGCTTCAGCTACTCGAGGCCGGGGATCCTTTTCGGCCTCGAACCAACCACAGCCAGCGACTGCTCCGTCTCCTGGAAGAGGTTATGAGCGATGCCAGAGCTGCAAAAGGGCCGTGCTGACTGcgggctgcgtgtgtgtggtgttTTCCTTCATAGCCATGGTGGTTTTATTGTTTGCAGGCCTGGTGTTTGTGAACAGATACAGCGGGGCCCCTGCGCCCTCCCCTGCGGGACCTATATGCTTGTCAGTGGCCAGTGTGCTGGCCCTGTTCTCTGTGGTGGTCACCTGGGTGATTTGTTGGTTGAAGTACAGGCCGGACCCCGCAGAGGTGAGCAGGGGGACAACGAGCCGGAGAGACCCCTAA